In Setaria italica strain Yugu1 chromosome I, Setaria_italica_v2.0, whole genome shotgun sequence, the genomic window TTCTTCCAATGGCTTAGTTGCTCAGGCCTGACTTAGCATCTATTGCTGACCACATATTATGTAACTGCGGTACGAAGATGAATGAACATTCTGTAATGTCCTGATCCACCATGATGCCTGTGCCTTTCTCTTGCTACTAGATGTACCTAGGAGGCCTCATCATTTGTGATATTCAGAAAATTGATTACTTACTTGGTTTGTTATTTACATTTGGGTGGGTTGGTTAAATTCCAAGACAAGAAGCATGCCTAAACATGCCATTATTTGGTTGAGCATTAAGGCATGCAAAATTTACAAATGGGTGTTGAAATAGTTGTTTTAATTAACTCTTGTGGTCACCCAAAAGAGCATCTTTTAAGGTAGCTCAATTTTTAGTCCCATGCCTTCTAACATAGGATTTTTTTCACGTCAATACCATATTGAACTTCTGTTATGTTGTGTAGCTCAAATTCTGTGGATCCTCGTTAACTTCAAACTTGTTTCAAACTGTTCACAAGTTGAAGTTCATTGGTATGAGCTAGAGTATGGAGCAAACTGCATGCAGCAGGTTGTCTCCAGTCTTTATTAGAGCTTAATAGAATAGACCATGGAGTTAAGCTCTGATGCATTTGACTTCTAGGAAAAGATTTAAAAGATTTTTCAGCATTGAGCTGTGTGAGTTTGGGATGGAACTTTTGAAGTTTTTGTCGAATTGAATTTGTGTGTCAGCAGGTGAGCACATGGTTCCACTTCAAGCTTTAACAGTTctgatatatatatttatatctgACGGCAATAGGAATTTTCCACCTAGTGAACTGTATGCAATCAAGCACTCGAGCAGGGTAATAAAAATTGTATAATGGTGAATGTACTTATAATTTCAATAACGTTTAACGTCTGTTCTCAAAGTTTGTTACGGCTGCAATCTAACAACCTATGTAATCTAAAAAGATTTAATAGAGCTTGGTCCTAAACTTTGATGCTCTGCGTGGCTCAGTCAAAATATGCAATAGAACCCATATTTTGCATCACTCCATGCAAAGAGCATTGTAAGTGTAGCTGGACAAATGAACGAACCAGGATCAATTTTGGCCAAGTTATTGCTTGTGTAATGCTGGATTTGATCATGGTGGTGATTTTTTTTGATAATCATAATGGTGGTGATTATAATCCATATGCAGTAGACTGCATTGCAGTTGGATGGCACCAGCATCCTGTAGCATTTTAAAATTTGAAGCTGTTAACACTCTTCTACTCTACCAACAGTTGGTACTTGTTATGGAAAGTAACAGTTTGTATTATCTCGTATTGTTGGTGGTTCTGTTCAGGAGTGAAAACAAAACATGTGTTTTTCTCAGATTCAGTGGAAATTCTGAGTCTTTCACTCACATTCCAGCTTAGGAGATTTTGAACTCATATTTGGTTGTTCTTGTTCCATGTTATCTGGCTTGTGGAGTCTTGTGTCAAGAATTTTTAGTTGTGTGTACCTCTTAAGTTTGTAggcttattttgtttcctttgaaCAGACCTTTGACCAGCAATTGCTCTATGATgaatacatattttttttagaatattTGTGTTATTATCTTCATATTTAAAAATACTTACACATCAATGAAATATATGGTGTAATTGTTGGTTAGAGCCACACTTAATGAAACTAAAATACATATAATAAAAAAAACCCTGGATGGAGGACTATTATTTAGTCAGGAAGACTGATTAAGGTCTTGGCATGGAAAGTTCAGAAAGTTTAGTAGCTGACTTGTTGAGTTTGATTGCTGCGTCAGCTAATGGAGTAAATTTGACATTTTCAACACATGTTTTTACTCAGAGCTGTCATGATTCTGAATTCTGATATAGCAACATCTGATGTTGAATTTAGGATTTCAAGAATACATTGAGTTCTCCACCTAATGGAAACAGTATGTAATCTAGCACTTTTGTAAGACTTGGTATATTGGTGAATTTTGGGGATTCAAGAAATATCCACGATTCTGCACTAAGGTGGTTGCTGTTGCATGCGTATCTGAAATTGAGATGTATATGGGCCAACCAAAAGCTTCCTTCACACCTATGGCACCTGAGTTCGACAGGACCTTGTTTTAAGTCTAGGCAAGAGCATCATCTCAAATTGTGGTCGTTTTAGTAGTCGTTTTAGTAGATATACACTATCTACTATAAATTCAAAAACAAATCTAGAAATATTGGattgacctacaatttgaaatggaggaaatACATCGCAACGGCTCCAGTGGTACTCCTCTTTCTCATGCCAGATTGGTAAAATAGGCTTGAAATCTGGTTTCGCTGTTCAAATGTAGTCCATGTTCAATGCTTCAAACAAAAAAGCGAGCTTTAAATGAAGTCTTGTTTTTGCAACAACAGCGAATCAGCGATGCGGTATACCATGTTACCAACGATATTCTACTACTGCTATCACCATGCTACGAGGGACGAAGAATTGACAACTATTGCTGCCGCAACTGTTGGGCCCCTCCGCTAGTTCTGGTGTTCAATGATGCATAAAGGGTTAACATGTCGCCAAATAGAAAATAGAAAGCGATAAAGATCATGCCAAGCTTCTCCATGGAAGGACTCACGGCTGCTTATCGCGCTGATCGACGACAATAATGATCAGCGAGGCAGCAGATTGTTGTTTTGTAGACCTGCACAAGAGGCCCAACGTTGCCGAGTACAACTATTATGGGCCGCATTGTGTGGCCCATGAGGACCGAAAGAATCCGGTACGACCCAGGCTTCCGGCTAAACCCCTGCTTCTCCCACGACGAcgccgatcgccgccgccgccgcctcattTCCCAGCCCTTCTCCCGTCTTCACCCCAGCTCGAGCGTTCCGGCCGGCGTGGCTCGCTTCTCCTAATTCTCGCGGGGCCAGGAAGGGGCCCCCGGCTGCCACTCTCGGCAGCGCCAGGCCAGAATGGCTTTCCTCTTCAACAAGTTCCAGGAGGTGAGCGTCCCTGTCTGTGTCCCTTCACATCTCGCAACCGTCGGCGGGATCTCGATCTGCCTAATTCCTCCCGGTCGCGGGCGACGAAACCCTTCATGGATTTCCTTGACACGAGGGAAGTTCGAAACCATATTGCACGCTTTGACCTGATAGAATATGGGAGATGCTCGGCACGCAATTGGGCATTTTCTGCAGTCCACCTGCGAAGCTTGCTTCTCCTTCTTAGATTTGCTCTTAGCTTCAAAGCTCCCTGCATCCTCGTTCGGATGACTATTTGATTTCTCCGTTATTCATTTAGTGCTACTGCTAACTCAATGAGCACAGCAGAGCACTAGCCTACGGAACACCACGAAGATTTCTTCTTAATCACCGTAAATCTGTATATCATTTTAATTGATTCTATTGTTAAATTTTACAGGCGGTCAGAACACTTGCTAAGAACCCCATGTTTGCTCGTGATCCAAGGCATCTTCAATTTGAAGCTGATGTAAACCGTTTGTTTCTCTATACAAGGTTTGCTAATATCCAAAAGAGGCTCTGTATTCCTACTTTTTTCTTCActgtgattttttttcaagatgagcATTATGAAATTTCTGTGTATGCAATAAGTACCTTTCCTCCCTTGATTAGTGAAGAACATAAATTTGCACTTGTAATTGGGTTTGTTCCTGCATTCTTGCAAGCCTTCAGGACCAATTTGAGCCTGTTAAGGTGGTTACTGGTTTCTTGTTGTTTATAGGTCATAAGGCATCCTTATGAATCTCTGTGGTTAGATGAGTCACACCTTGTTGACTCTTCTGCTAGCTGCAGGGATTAAGCCACTAAACCATTTATGTTGTCATCTCTGTCTATTGAGATTGTATTACTGCTTTCTTAAGTTCTCCTGCAAAGCCATATGTGAAGACTACTGCTTTCTTAAGTTTCTTTTACTGTGCACTTAGCTATTATCGTCTGGGGGAGAATGCTGAAGAGAAGGATGCGGAGGAGATTATTGACTTGGCTAGCAAAGCATCTGTTACTGACCAGCAGAAACAAGTGCAGGATAATGTTCATTATCAACTTAGTGATATATGCCAAACAATGGATAGCATTCTTCGTCCTCATGTAACAAATGATCCATCGAATAATCCTTCAGAAGCAGAGAGTCATTCTCGGCGTAGTGGATTGAGTTTTGCTGTTGGCGGAGCTGCATCTGCAAACAAGCAAAGGTAGTGCTCTCACTAAGTACACTAAATTGGTGCATTCCTGTCAATAGGTATATCATCCTAAAATAGGCTACTAAGCGCATTGATCGCTTGCTTCTGGATTGTCCTGTTGAATAACTTGTACCACTGAGGTGTCACTCTATACATTTTTCTGCAACTAAACTAATGAAGATACTTAATGTATGGTAACCGCAGTTCATTTACCTCTGTATGGGCCTATGTGGGATGGGTACAGCATTCCTTTGTAACTCTCAAGATTTTTTGTGTTTTGTGATAACCATGCTTCGACTGTACATACCATAATGTCAAATCTCAAGTCAATTTCATACTGGCACTGTTTGTTTAAAACTCCAGACTAAGGTTACATAAGTATGCATTGATCTGTTGCTGATGACGTCATATGCATCATTGCATAAACATGTTGCAAGAAGCAATGATAAACCCTGAAGAGGTTATGTATGTTTACTGTTTGCACTTGCTTCTGTTTGATGAATTGTAGGAAGCTAAATGCTTATCTATTTGCTCTGCAGTGCAGCTATCCCTGCTACACGGCCTTTAACTCGAGCAGAACTGTCAAATAAATTCAGGGATCATTTTGGGTACACCCTTGACATCAGACCATCTGGAATTCCTCACAAAGATGCAGGCCAAGGTCTGTTCTTATCTGGAGAAGCAAATGTTGGTGCTGTCCTGGCCATCTATCCTGGTGTTATATATTCACCTGCTTATTATCGATATATACCTGGATACCCAAGAATTGATGCATGCAACAACTATCTGATCACAAGATACGATGGAACAATAATTGATGCAAAACCATGGTGTTTGGGTGGTGAAACAAGAGAATTATGGGATGGTTCAGATTTGGTGGACTACAATGCTGTACCACCTAAAGGCTCAGAGAACAACTCTGATCGGGTGTGGAGAATGCTTAGCAAGCCTCTAGAGAAAAGTGTGAGGGAAAGTTTCAGTGAAGTGCTTGAACGACGAAATCCCCTTGCTTTTGGTCATTTTGCAAATCATCCACCAAAAGGTTCAAGTCCCAATGTCATGATATGCCCATATGATTTTCCTTTGACAGAGAAGGAGATGAGAGTACACATACCTAACGTTACGTTTGGTGGTGAAGAGCCCATTAAGATGAAGAGGTTTGGCTCCTTCTATTTCAAGTCTGGAAGTTCCGATAATCAGGCTGGGGATTCTCTAGTTCTAAAGACGCTAGTATTAGTGAGTACAAGGTCCATCCATGATGAAGAGCTCTTCCTTAACTACCGTTACAGTAACTCCAAGCGTCGACCAGAATGGTATAGCCctgttgatgaagaagaggacaaGAGGAGATGGGGCTAGTTCAGCACTTCTGTACCATTCTGGCTATGCAATTTTTTCCTAACACTTCctagttctttttttatttccagaAATTGCAATAGAGCCCTGGTAAGCTCCTTAAATCAATATGGTAGTTTCAGGTTCCTATTGTTTTCCCCCCATTTGCTACAACAATTGTTTGCTGTGGCATTTGTCATCATGCAAAAAGTAGAGTGCCTCCTGTAAACTCGTGGGTACTTGTAGCACATAAGGAATACTGGTTGTATTGTTGTTACTCCCTTTGTGTGTGCCTATCCCAGCGATTTAAGGGAGATGAATAATTTATGAATCTACTTCCTGATGTTGAAACTTACATCCAAATTTGCCAGAACTTGCCTTTTTAACTTATGCTTTCCAGTTTGGTTCCCATCTGCTATCTAAAGTTCTAAATTATGTACTCAGTCTCAGAAAAAACAAAAGATTGGAAATCAAATTAATTTGTTTTCAGAAGTTTGTGCTTGCAGCACTTGAAAGGGCGCGCTtttgaaacagaaaaaaaaaaggaatggtGATATTTCTTCCTTCTTACTGATACTTGTCATCTAATAAATAACTTAAAGCTAGCAAAAACAGCTTATTGTTTCCATTTTTTCTGTGACCAGGTTGTCAAACAGAGTTCTGCTGTAGGGTTGCTTCTTTTTTAGCCATCCTGAATTGAATATGCTCGTATTGCCTAGTGGCCATCCTCTTGCTGCATGACCTGTTCTTCCTTGCAATCCCCGCTTCACTGAAAATTATGCAGGACAGTTGACTATATTCCTTCCTCTTGAACTATGCTGTATGTGGTATTTTTGCTCTTCCTTGAGATATGCATTGCCTGGTGTCATCATGGCGATTTAGCTAGCTAGTAGCACCGAAAGAGTGCATTCTTTGGTAACACCACAAGAAATTTATCAGTCAAATGGCTGCTCCAGGAAGCCTTGAGATTTTGCGGTCTGGACGGTGATTTTGCTTCGATCGTATAGCTTGAAAGGTTAGTTAATTCCTGTAGTATATGACCTATTTAGTTGATTATTCACTTCCTTCCCATAGTCTCTTGGGGCTGCAGTTATGCCTTCATCAGGCATCCCTTGCTTCAGGTTGGTAGAATCCTGTCGACTGCTCGATTGATGTCAAGCATCACATCAAACATATCATAGATGGTTTGTTACCTAATCGAGATAAGTCGCCAACTCATATGGTAATGGGACAAAGCACCCAGATAATTTTGAAAACGAGCAAGCTTGCTCTCTGCCTACCATGGCATGTTGGCATAGATTAGTGGTGAAAGAACGGTGTGACACAAAAGGACGTAGGTGACTCTGTTTTATGGATGGTATTTGGTTATATATGAATTTGTTTCTGGTTGATAGAGATGCCTTGTTAGGAATAAAGTATCAGAAGGTCATGAGATCAAACccccaaaatctgcacaaaattTATTTTACATTCATTGAGTACTCAAAACTAATCTGGCGATGCAAGCACGCCATGCTGACTGGACTTGGGCACAGACAGGTGCTTGATTGTCAGTTCATGAGCATGTTTTCTTTGTCACCGCTTAATGTTCATTTATGAGTAAAACTGTCATTCTGTCAACATTTCTATAAAATCAGTGTACCTTTCTCTTGGTTGATGAAGTTATTTCTAGaaccttttttccttttgaaagaTATTATGAGAATTTGTGGACCATGAAGCAAGAGAGGTACCTGCCTTAAAACATTTGTATCTGATATTAATTTCGTGAGTGCGATGTTGGTTAATGCGATAACAGAATAAATGCGTTGTGAAGACCTGATCGGCATTTGGTTTCTGCCCCATGCACCGATGTAGTTTTCTGTTACTGATAAATTATCGGGTCTATTTTGGCCTTTCAAAGGTGGCACTTTCTTCATggacattttttctttttccctggGGCCAATAAATCGCCAGCAACCAAGTCTCAAATACAAATCCGACCACTGTGTTAGCCATTCATATTTGGTTACAACGATACTACGAACCAAGAGCTATCTCTATCTTGCAATAGTACACCTGCTTTCTTTGCTTCATGCAGGGCAATTTCTACAACTACCTAAATATAAAAACGACGGTGACATGTACGATTTCGTATGATGGCgactaatttgatttttttttcctgccaaCTACTAGTAGAAATTTACTCATCCAGAGAGCAGGAGCGGCTGGGTCGTCGATTTTCATATGGCTGTGCACTGTGCTGCAGCGGTGATCTCACGCATTCATGTTGATAAGAGCAGCCATGTGCCGGCCGATACAATCATGCACTAGCTGgaatttggaagtgcactatctgGGAAGTTGTTGAAGAAACCGTACTTTATTCTTTTTCCAGGCTATACAGTCTCAATTTAGCCCACATTTGGGAGACCAAGGCACCATTGTTGTCTCTGAACATCCCAAAAGAACAAAACGAGTAAACGACGCAGCTGGATATAATGCCATTGCTATTGTGTTAGCTCAGATCGATCAGGCTAACCAGAACAGGGGCGAATGCCGGACAAGTTATCCGGCAGTGAGGCTAACCAGAACAGGGGCGAATGCCGGACAAGTTATCCGGCAGTGCTGTGTCCAGCCGGCGGATTAGCCTAGGGTCTGAATATGAACATGTCTTCGCATAGACGCTGTTCTTCAGACTTTAACCGTCAGCCACATTGCTAGTTACGCACACAAAACCTTCTCTCAGGTAGACTTTTTTCTTAGGCTTCTGAAGCTACCTCGTCGATCAAGTTGCCAACCAGGCATGGGGTATCCGAATGCCATTATGTTACTCTGTAAAACAAGCAATCCAGGCACGGCAAATCTGAATGCCATTatggtaatctgtaaaacaacTGGTATGAAGTTACTTGCTGTGGAAAAAAAGTGCTTCGAATGTGTCGATTCCGCCATTCAAGTATTTTACTCCATGTAGTTTAAATGTACGGTGAACTCTAGATATAGAACAAAAAGGTTAGA contains:
- the LOC101765052 gene encoding uncharacterized protein LOC101765052 — encoded protein: MAFLFNKFQEAVRTLAKNPMFARDPRHLQFEADVNRLFLYTSYYRLGENAEEKDAEEIIDLASKASVTDQQKQVQDNVHYQLSDICQTMDSILRPHVTNDPSNNPSEAESHSRRSGLSFAVGGAASANKQSAAIPATRPLTRAELSNKFRDHFGYTLDIRPSGIPHKDAGQGLFLSGEANVGAVLAIYPGVIYSPAYYRYIPGYPRIDACNNYLITRYDGTIIDAKPWCLGGETRELWDGSDLVDYNAVPPKGSENNSDRVWRMLSKPLEKSVRESFSEVLERRNPLAFGHFANHPPKGSSPNVMICPYDFPLTEKEMRVHIPNVTFGGEEPIKMKRFGSFYFKSGSSDNQAGDSLVLKTLVLVSTRSIHDEELFLNYRYSNSKRRPEWYSPVDEEEDKRRWG